A window from Halopelagius inordinatus encodes these proteins:
- a CDS encoding SDR family NAD(P)-dependent oxidoreductase, with product MGEIRADYSEETVIVTGGSSGIGRAVALGFGDAGATVINADVREEPKDRDTGTPTHELVRERGGEATFVDVDVSDPAEIEAVVDYAREYGGVDVMVNNAGIYTKSRFRDVTPAEFDELYGVNARGAFFGTQYAAEDMISRGVEGVVLNTTSDTQGRASWDHSHYAATKGAVRMVTRSAALELAPEGVRVNAVAPGPVATEIREGWSEEASEFGPDGETPSLPLRAATPDELADAYLYLASDGASYVTGETLWVDGGGHVC from the coding sequence ATGGGAGAGATACGCGCCGACTACTCCGAGGAGACGGTCATCGTAACGGGCGGCAGTTCCGGAATCGGACGCGCAGTCGCACTCGGATTCGGTGACGCGGGCGCGACGGTGATAAACGCCGACGTGCGGGAGGAACCGAAGGACAGAGACACCGGAACGCCGACGCACGAACTCGTCCGCGAACGGGGCGGGGAGGCGACGTTCGTCGACGTCGACGTCTCCGACCCGGCCGAAATCGAAGCGGTCGTCGACTACGCCCGAGAGTACGGCGGGGTGGACGTGATGGTGAACAACGCCGGAATCTACACGAAGTCTCGCTTCCGGGACGTGACCCCCGCGGAGTTCGACGAACTGTACGGCGTCAACGCCCGTGGGGCGTTCTTCGGGACGCAGTACGCCGCCGAGGACATGATATCGCGCGGCGTCGAGGGCGTCGTCCTCAACACTACCTCCGACACGCAGGGGAGAGCGTCGTGGGACCACTCGCACTATGCCGCGACGAAAGGCGCCGTTCGGATGGTGACGCGAAGCGCCGCACTCGAACTCGCACCGGAGGGCGTCCGCGTCAACGCCGTCGCGCCCGGCCCGGTGGCCACGGAGATACGCGAGGGGTGGTCCGAAGAGGCGTCGGAGTTCGGACCCGACGGAGAGACGCCCTCGCTTCCGCTTCGCGCCGCGACGCCCGACGAACTCGCGGACGCGTACCTCTATCTCGCGAGCGACGGCGCGTCGTACGTCACCGGCGAAACGCTCTGGGTCGACGGCGGCGGCCACGTCTGCTGA
- a CDS encoding helix-turn-helix transcriptional regulator, which yields MTHTIFRFVFACAVLIAGTTGAFVGPAAGAPIEGTVTVTNGTVETVDGTAYVWRTSATDVRVDAAGPIPSSSSVCIAPTAENTSAVNCVRGDGTDNVTLSISSWSTDAAGTYTVYEKTENGRNVIQREAIHVMAQSGDIDGDGLSNADEVGGDTDFRTADTDDDGLNDGVEVNTHGTNPTKADTDGDGLPDAMEVNTYETNPTKNDTDEDGLPDGAEVNVHETDPTKADTDGDGLDDAAELETYETNPNKADTDGDGLDDGPEINQYETDPTRADSDDDGLDDAAEVNEHQTNPNKADTDGDGLRDGEEVNVHGTDPNDPDTDDDGRDDQLEVEEGTDPVETSRASDIPGEVLAGAGVLLAAVALAGYYWRRRDGATLPDDGDGDDDAAATATPPTEDDSEARDAGWMATPADRTHGDGDDAESDVPRPITREDEVVMLLEDAGGQMEQSEIVEHTDWSKATVSRVLSSMADDGKITKISLGRRNLITLPGDEPEGAKSPFEREA from the coding sequence ATGACCCACACCATCTTCCGGTTCGTGTTCGCGTGTGCGGTCCTCATCGCCGGAACGACCGGTGCCTTCGTCGGGCCTGCGGCGGGCGCGCCGATAGAGGGGACGGTAACGGTCACCAACGGGACCGTAGAGACCGTCGACGGGACCGCGTACGTCTGGCGTACGTCGGCCACGGACGTGCGCGTCGACGCGGCGGGCCCGATTCCGTCGTCGTCGTCGGTCTGTATCGCACCGACGGCGGAGAACACGTCAGCAGTGAACTGCGTTCGCGGGGACGGAACCGACAACGTCACGCTCAGCATCTCGTCGTGGTCGACGGACGCCGCCGGAACGTACACCGTCTACGAGAAGACGGAGAACGGTCGGAACGTCATCCAACGAGAGGCGATACACGTGATGGCGCAGTCCGGTGACATCGACGGCGACGGACTGTCGAACGCCGACGAAGTCGGCGGCGACACCGACTTCCGAACGGCCGACACGGACGACGACGGCCTGAACGACGGTGTGGAGGTCAACACCCACGGGACGAACCCCACCAAAGCCGACACCGACGGCGACGGCCTTCCCGACGCGATGGAGGTCAACACCTACGAGACGAACCCGACGAAAAACGACACCGACGAGGACGGCCTCCCCGACGGGGCGGAGGTCAACGTCCACGAGACGGACCCCACCAAAGCCGACACCGACGGCGACGGACTCGACGACGCCGCGGAACTCGAAACGTACGAGACCAACCCGAACAAAGCCGACACCGACGGCGACGGACTCGACGACGGTCCCGAGATAAATCAGTACGAGACCGACCCCACCAGAGCCGACAGCGACGACGACGGACTCGACGACGCCGCGGAAGTCAACGAACACCAGACGAACCCGAACAAAGCAGACACCGACGGCGACGGACTGAGAGACGGCGAAGAGGTGAACGTCCACGGCACCGACCCGAACGACCCCGACACCGACGACGACGGGCGAGACGACCAACTCGAAGTCGAAGAGGGGACCGACCCCGTCGAGACGTCTCGCGCGAGCGACATCCCCGGCGAGGTTCTGGCGGGCGCGGGAGTTCTCCTCGCCGCCGTCGCACTCGCCGGGTACTACTGGCGGCGACGCGACGGTGCGACTCTCCCCGACGACGGCGACGGAGACGACGACGCCGCGGCCACCGCGACGCCACCCACAGAAGACGACTCCGAGGCACGGGACGCGGGGTGGATGGCGACGCCCGCAGACCGAACACACGGCGACGGAGACGACGCCGAATCGGACGTACCGCGTCCCATCACTCGCGAGGACGAGGTAGTGATGCTGTTGGAAGACGCCGGCGGCCAGATGGAGCAGAGCGAAATCGTCGAACACACCGACTGGTCGAAGGCGACGGTGAGTCGCGTCCTCTCCTCTATGGCCGACGACGGCAAAATCACGAAGATATCGCTCGGTCGTCGCAACCTCATCACGCTTCCGGGCGACGAACCCGAGGGAGCGAAGTCGCCGTTCGAGCGAGAAGCGTAG
- a CDS encoding aldo/keto reductase: MTLQNESDTFDIGGELTVHRLGFGAMRLTGENIIGRPDDEEEARDVLQTAVELGIDLIDTADSYGPGVSERLIRESLAPYPDDLVVATKGGLLRNRDGDWLSHGDPDYLRNAHLASVDRLGVEAIDLYQLHRPDPDTDFEESVTALAELKDEGAIRHVGLSNVSVEQLETARDIVDIATVQNRYNIADRESRDVLDACEDYGIGFIPWSPIAATDFEDKEAALVEVASEHDENEYQIALAWLLQQSPVMLPIPGTSSVEHLKQNVAATQVELRDDEMARLNE; this comes from the coding sequence GTGACGCTTCAAAACGAGAGTGACACCTTCGACATCGGCGGCGAACTGACGGTCCACCGCCTCGGATTCGGCGCGATGCGCCTCACCGGCGAGAACATCATCGGCAGACCAGACGACGAAGAGGAAGCGAGAGACGTCCTCCAGACGGCGGTCGAACTCGGTATCGACCTCATAGACACCGCCGACTCGTACGGTCCGGGCGTGAGCGAACGACTCATCCGCGAATCGCTCGCGCCGTACCCGGACGACCTCGTCGTGGCGACGAAAGGGGGGCTACTCCGGAACCGCGACGGCGACTGGCTTTCCCACGGCGACCCGGACTACCTCCGCAACGCGCACCTCGCGAGCGTGGACCGACTCGGCGTAGAGGCAATCGACCTCTACCAACTGCACCGACCGGACCCCGACACCGACTTCGAGGAGTCGGTGACGGCGCTCGCGGAACTGAAAGACGAGGGCGCGATACGTCACGTCGGCCTGAGCAACGTCTCCGTAGAGCAGTTGGAGACGGCGCGCGACATCGTCGACATCGCCACCGTGCAGAACCGGTACAACATCGCCGACAGAGAGTCCCGAGACGTTCTCGACGCGTGCGAGGACTACGGCATCGGCTTCATCCCGTGGTCGCCCATCGCGGCCACCGACTTCGAGGACAAGGAGGCCGCGTTGGTCGAGGTGGCGAGCGAACACGACGAAAACGAGTATCAGATCGCACTCGCGTGGTTGCTGCAACAGTCGCCGGTGATGCTTCCGATACCCGGCACCTCGAGCGTCGAACATCTGAAGCAGAACGTCGCGGCGACGCAGGTGGAACTGCGCGACGACGAGATGGCGCGACTGAACGAGTGA
- a CDS encoding aminotransferase class V-fold PLP-dependent enzyme: protein MTSPADLRAQIPTLERVRYMNTGASGPSPRPVVSAAESMLRRHEFDAHAEEGPYPFAFDAYEEIRGVVAEFLGATEREIALTQSTADGINRVASAIDWNPGDVVVRTDLEHPAGILPWTALDREGVDVRVVESTEGRIDREAYAEAVRDAKLVCLSALTWNYGTHLPVSELVDVAHDAGALVLVDAVQVPGHARLDVTDWGADAVAAAGHKWLLGTWGGGFLYVEESVANDLHPGPVGYRSVETPTDEEYELKRGAPRFEVGTTNLAPYAALRAAIETMEDVGLDTVERRVGELSGRLAEGVPEGRLLSPATPESGLVSFTVEAPERTVETLKERGFVVRQLPDPEGAVRASLHVYNTEEDVDLLLDALDDIGW, encoded by the coding sequence ATGACCTCGCCCGCAGACCTCAGAGCGCAGATTCCGACGCTCGAACGCGTCCGATACATGAACACCGGTGCCAGCGGACCGAGTCCGCGACCGGTCGTCTCCGCCGCCGAATCGATGCTCCGGCGACACGAGTTCGACGCCCACGCCGAGGAGGGGCCGTACCCGTTCGCGTTCGACGCCTACGAGGAGATACGAGGCGTCGTCGCGGAGTTCCTCGGCGCGACCGAACGGGAGATTGCGCTGACGCAGAGCACCGCCGACGGCATCAACCGCGTCGCGTCCGCCATCGACTGGAACCCGGGCGACGTGGTGGTCCGGACCGATTTGGAGCATCCGGCGGGTATCCTGCCGTGGACGGCCCTGGACCGCGAAGGCGTCGACGTTCGCGTCGTCGAGAGCACCGAGGGGAGAATCGACCGCGAGGCGTACGCGGAGGCCGTGCGGGACGCGAAACTCGTCTGTCTCAGCGCCCTGACCTGGAACTACGGGACGCATCTTCCCGTCTCGGAGTTAGTCGACGTCGCGCACGACGCCGGGGCACTCGTCCTCGTCGACGCCGTGCAGGTGCCCGGACACGCCCGACTCGACGTGACGGACTGGGGGGCGGACGCCGTCGCCGCCGCCGGACACAAGTGGCTGCTCGGAACCTGGGGCGGGGGGTTCCTCTACGTCGAGGAGTCGGTGGCGAACGACCTCCATCCGGGCCCCGTCGGCTATCGGAGCGTCGAGACTCCGACCGACGAGGAGTACGAATTGAAACGCGGTGCGCCCCGGTTCGAAGTCGGGACGACGAACCTCGCCCCGTACGCGGCGCTTCGGGCGGCCATCGAGACGATGGAGGACGTGGGACTCGACACCGTCGAACGGCGGGTCGGAGAACTGTCGGGGCGACTCGCCGAGGGCGTTCCAGAGGGCCGTCTCCTGAGTCCGGCGACGCCGGAGTCGGGTCTCGTCTCGTTCACCGTCGAAGCGCCCGAACGGACGGTCGAGACGCTGAAAGAGCGCGGTTTCGTCGTCAGACAACTTCCCGACCCCGAGGGTGCGGTTCGGGCGTCGCTACACGTCTACAACACCGAGGAGGACGTTGACCTCCTCCTCGACGCGTTGGACGACATCGGCTGGTGA
- the msrA gene encoding peptide-methionine (S)-S-oxide reductase MsrA → MAETEIATLAGGCFWCVEAPMKELTGVESVTSGYAGGHVENPSYEEVCSETTGHAEVVQVEFDPETISFRELLDVFFAIHDPTTEDKQGPDVGSQYRSAIFYRDDDQRRTAEETIAELEADGVYDDIVTEVEPLETFYEAEEHHQDYYEKNPNQPYCAVQIPPKLEKVKEKFGDKVRGVQ, encoded by the coding sequence ATGGCAGAGACTGAAATCGCCACGCTGGCGGGCGGATGCTTCTGGTGCGTCGAAGCGCCGATGAAGGAGTTGACGGGCGTCGAGTCCGTCACCTCGGGATACGCGGGCGGCCACGTCGAGAACCCCTCCTACGAGGAGGTCTGTTCGGAGACGACCGGACACGCCGAAGTCGTCCAAGTCGAGTTCGACCCGGAGACGATTTCGTTCCGGGAACTGCTCGACGTCTTCTTCGCCATCCACGACCCGACGACGGAGGACAAACAGGGACCGGACGTGGGGTCGCAGTACCGGTCTGCGATATTCTACCGCGACGACGACCAAAGACGGACGGCCGAAGAGACCATCGCGGAACTCGAAGCCGACGGCGTCTACGACGACATCGTCACCGAAGTCGAACCGCTAGAGACGTTCTACGAGGCCGAAGAACACCACCAAGACTACTACGAGAAGAACCCGAACCAGCCCTACTGCGCCGTCCAGATTCCGCCGAAGCTAGAGAAGGTAAAAGAGAAGTTCGGCGACAAGGTCCGGGGCGTCCAGTAA
- a CDS encoding PAS domain-containing sensor histidine kinase, whose product MPNSVLDTLPLQLAILDPDGTILDVNETWTAESLDESVGAFDPVGENYLDVAAAGDEVGREVAAGLRELLAGKRETFDAEYPCHGRAEGERRWYHLRAAAFEERGERYATVMHADVTERKLAQLAAERRADELARERRQLSLLNQLIRHDLRNDLNLVLGWGGQLESDVTGDGESALTRVLDAATHAYELTETIRDAMELLERSDAEPELRPTNLGAVLRREMESLRSTHESRTTDVEVRGLSELPEGVFVLATPLLASLFGNLLSNAVHHNDEKRVVVEVSVETGDGTATVSVADNGPGIPEEIASEMFDRGSRGLDSSSTGLGLFLVDSLVDLYGGRIGVRDNHPKGTVFDVELPTA is encoded by the coding sequence GTGCCGAACAGCGTTTTGGACACGCTTCCGCTTCAACTCGCCATCCTCGACCCGGACGGGACGATTCTCGACGTGAACGAAACGTGGACCGCGGAGAGTCTCGACGAGAGCGTCGGGGCGTTCGACCCCGTCGGCGAGAACTATCTCGACGTCGCGGCCGCCGGGGACGAGGTCGGACGCGAGGTGGCGGCGGGCCTCCGAGAACTCCTTGCGGGGAAACGCGAGACGTTCGACGCCGAATACCCCTGTCACGGCCGCGCGGAGGGAGAACGCCGGTGGTACCACCTTCGCGCCGCCGCGTTCGAAGAGCGGGGAGAGCGGTACGCGACAGTCATGCACGCCGACGTCACGGAACGTAAACTGGCCCAACTGGCCGCCGAACGGCGCGCGGACGAACTGGCCCGAGAGCGACGACAGCTCTCGCTTCTCAACCAACTCATCCGTCACGACCTGCGGAACGACCTGAACCTCGTCCTCGGCTGGGGCGGACAACTCGAATCGGACGTCACGGGAGACGGCGAGTCCGCTCTGACCCGCGTTCTCGACGCCGCGACGCACGCGTACGAACTCACCGAGACGATTCGCGACGCGATGGAACTGCTCGAACGGTCGGACGCCGAACCCGAACTCCGACCGACGAACCTCGGCGCGGTTCTCAGACGGGAGATGGAGTCGCTCAGGTCGACGCACGAATCCCGGACGACGGACGTCGAGGTGCGCGGCCTCTCGGAGTTGCCCGAGGGCGTGTTCGTTCTCGCGACGCCGCTTCTCGCGTCGCTGTTCGGGAACCTCCTGAGCAACGCCGTCCACCACAACGACGAGAAACGGGTGGTCGTCGAGGTGAGTGTGGAGACGGGCGACGGGACGGCGACCGTCTCCGTGGCGGACAACGGTCCCGGGATTCCCGAAGAGATAGCCTCGGAGATGTTCGACCGAGGGAGTCGCGGACTCGACAGTTCGAGCACCGGACTGGGCCTCTTCCTCGTAGACAGTCTCGTCGACCTCTACGGCGGCCGAATCGGCGTGCGCGATAACCACCCGAAGGGGACGGTGTTCGACGTCGAACTGCCGACCGCGTGA
- a CDS encoding SDR family oxidoreductase, with amino-acid sequence MDLRLDGNAALVTASSSGLGKAAARALAAEGANVVMNGRDEGRLDDAVADVREDAAEGASVVGQPGDLTVREDIEALVDRTVEEFGGIDHLVTSAGGPPSGPFLETTDEDWYDAFDLLVMSVVRLVRAAADPLREDGGGTIVNITSRSVKEAIDGLVLSNSVRMGVIGLEKTLSKELAPEVRANAVLPGSHETPRIEELIDQGVERGDYDSYEDGLDDWADDVPLGHIGDPMDLGRTVAFLSSPLSEYVDGVAVPIDGGGGASNL; translated from the coding sequence ATGGACCTACGACTCGACGGAAACGCGGCGTTGGTGACGGCATCGAGTAGCGGACTCGGAAAGGCGGCGGCGCGAGCACTCGCCGCCGAGGGAGCGAACGTGGTGATGAACGGCCGCGACGAGGGCCGGTTGGACGACGCCGTCGCGGACGTCCGCGAGGACGCCGCGGAGGGGGCGTCCGTCGTCGGACAGCCGGGCGATCTGACCGTCCGCGAGGACATCGAGGCGTTGGTGGACCGCACCGTAGAGGAGTTCGGCGGTATCGACCACCTCGTCACCTCCGCGGGCGGGCCGCCCAGCGGACCGTTCCTCGAAACGACCGACGAGGACTGGTACGACGCGTTCGACTTGCTCGTCATGAGCGTCGTCCGCCTCGTCCGCGCCGCGGCGGACCCCCTGCGCGAGGACGGCGGCGGCACCATCGTCAACATCACCTCCCGGAGCGTCAAGGAGGCCATCGACGGACTCGTCCTCTCGAACTCGGTTCGGATGGGCGTCATCGGACTGGAGAAGACGCTCTCGAAGGAGTTGGCCCCCGAGGTTCGCGCCAACGCCGTCCTCCCGGGGTCCCACGAGACGCCGCGCATCGAGGAACTCATAGATCAAGGGGTCGAACGCGGCGACTACGACTCCTACGAGGACGGGTTAGACGACTGGGCCGACGACGTGCCACTCGGTCACATCGGCGACCCGATGGACCTCGGGCGGACCGTCGCGTTCCTCTCGTCTCCGCTCTCGGAGTACGTAGACGGCGTGGCCGTCCCCATCGACGGCGGCGGCGGGGCGTCGAACCTCTGA
- a CDS encoding TetR/AcrR family transcriptional regulator, whose protein sequence is MTTDAADEIMTATHSALRTCGYAELTMQDIADESDLSKSALHYHFDGKHDLLVSFLEHLLDRFEARITDPEGETPVERLRWLVETILAPGERRSDGFQTALLEIQAQAPHDEAYRERLEQFDEAFVSQVRSIVAAGVEDGTFRADVDPDQTASLVATYLKGVRTRHVAAGHSLERSAAVIYRHIDDHVVAEDSTVVTAE, encoded by the coding sequence ATGACCACGGACGCCGCGGACGAAATCATGACTGCGACGCACAGCGCACTCCGTACCTGCGGGTACGCGGAGTTGACGATGCAGGACATCGCCGACGAGTCGGATCTGAGCAAGTCGGCGCTGCACTACCACTTCGACGGGAAACACGATCTGTTGGTCTCCTTTCTCGAACACCTCCTCGACCGGTTCGAGGCGCGAATCACCGACCCGGAGGGCGAGACGCCGGTCGAACGCCTCCGGTGGTTGGTCGAGACGATACTGGCACCGGGAGAACGGCGGAGCGACGGCTTCCAGACCGCGCTCCTCGAAATTCAAGCGCAGGCCCCTCACGACGAGGCGTACCGAGAGCGACTCGAACAGTTCGACGAGGCGTTCGTCTCGCAGGTTCGGTCGATAGTCGCCGCGGGCGTCGAGGACGGAACCTTCCGCGCCGACGTGGACCCGGACCAGACGGCGTCGCTCGTCGCCACGTACCTGAAGGGCGTCCGCACGCGCCACGTCGCCGCCGGTCACTCGCTCGAACGGAGTGCGGCGGTCATCTACCGGCACATCGACGACCACGTCGTCGCCGAAGATAGCACGGTGGTGACGGCCGAATGA
- a CDS encoding MATE family efflux transporter — MSLRDRLGSVFKGPEEFDLTTGGIGWPLFYLSLPIVVTNLLQTAYNLADTFWLGQYSTNALAAISFGFPMVFLLISLGMGLSVAGSVLVAQHIGADEESEAEYAASQTVSITLVGSVFLGIAGFFAVETFLDVLGASEAVLPLATDYMEVISLGMPFMFGFLVFISLMRGYGDTITPMLVMFGSVVLNIFIDPFLIFGFENNPLFGMLGLRGVESQLLSMTGFTGSGIEGAAIATVFSRALALVVGLAIMFSGTRGVRIRLSQMRPDFSFARKLFAIGAPASVEGTGRALSINLLLFIVAMFPPTVVAAYGIGTRVFSVIFLPAIAVARGVETMTGQNIGAGKEHRAEQSANFAAKVMFVVLSLLGVVAWFGARPITAVFTTDPAVIDVGTAFLRYVAPSFGFIGIMRSYTGSFRGAGETLTAAAVSILMLGVIRLPVAWFGAQEFGSSGIWLAFTVSNVLGALIAVAWYRRGTWQDGSLTQPTPADD; from the coding sequence ATGAGCCTCAGAGACCGACTCGGGAGCGTCTTCAAGGGGCCCGAGGAGTTCGACCTCACGACCGGGGGTATCGGGTGGCCGCTGTTCTACCTCTCGCTTCCCATCGTCGTCACGAACCTCCTCCAGACGGCGTACAACCTCGCGGACACGTTCTGGCTCGGCCAGTACAGCACGAACGCCTTGGCGGCCATCAGTTTCGGCTTCCCGATGGTGTTTCTGCTCATCTCGCTGGGGATGGGCCTCTCCGTGGCCGGGAGCGTCCTCGTCGCCCAGCACATCGGCGCCGACGAGGAGAGCGAGGCCGAGTACGCCGCCTCGCAGACGGTGAGCATCACGCTCGTCGGGTCGGTGTTCCTCGGCATCGCCGGTTTCTTCGCCGTGGAGACGTTCCTCGACGTTCTCGGGGCGTCGGAAGCGGTGCTCCCCCTCGCGACGGACTACATGGAGGTCATCTCGCTCGGGATGCCCTTCATGTTCGGCTTCCTCGTGTTCATCTCGCTGATGCGGGGGTACGGCGACACCATCACGCCGATGCTCGTGATGTTCGGGTCCGTGGTTCTGAACATCTTCATCGACCCGTTCCTCATCTTCGGGTTCGAGAACAACCCGCTTTTCGGCATGCTCGGTCTCCGCGGCGTCGAGTCCCAACTGCTTTCGATGACCGGATTCACCGGGTCGGGAATCGAAGGCGCGGCCATCGCGACGGTGTTCTCGCGCGCGTTGGCTCTCGTCGTCGGACTCGCCATCATGTTCAGCGGTACCCGCGGCGTTCGAATCCGCCTCTCGCAGATGCGCCCGGACTTCTCTTTCGCGCGGAAACTGTTCGCCATCGGCGCGCCCGCCTCCGTCGAGGGGACCGGACGAGCGCTCTCTATCAACCTGCTCTTGTTCATCGTCGCCATGTTCCCGCCCACCGTCGTCGCCGCGTACGGCATCGGGACGCGGGTGTTCTCGGTCATCTTCCTGCCCGCGATAGCCGTCGCCCGCGGCGTCGAGACGATGACCGGACAGAACATCGGCGCGGGAAAGGAACACCGGGCCGAACAGAGCGCGAACTTCGCGGCGAAGGTGATGTTCGTCGTGTTGAGTCTCCTCGGCGTCGTCGCGTGGTTCGGCGCGCGGCCGATTACCGCCGTCTTCACCACCGACCCGGCGGTCATAGACGTCGGCACGGCGTTCCTCCGCTACGTCGCGCCGTCGTTCGGCTTCATCGGAATCATGCGGTCGTACACGGGGAGTTTCCGCGGCGCGGGCGAGACGCTCACCGCGGCGGCCGTCTCGATTCTGATGCTCGGCGTCATCCGCCTCCCCGTCGCGTGGTTCGGCGCACAGGAGTTCGGGTCGTCGGGAATCTGGCTCGCGTTCACCGTCTCGAACGTCCTCGGTGCGTTGATAGCCGTCGCCTGGTACCGCCGCGGCACGTGGCAGGACGGGTCGCTCACGCAACCGACCCCGGCGGACGACTGA
- a CDS encoding DUF5786 family protein, producing MGFGSYDESEQQQPADDEDDAGEGVSVHENDHDGSVSVESDVSTDDLVSRLGDIRDAEEDDEE from the coding sequence ATGGGTTTTGGTAGCTACGACGAGTCAGAGCAGCAGCAACCGGCCGACGACGAAGACGACGCGGGCGAGGGCGTCAGCGTCCACGAGAACGACCACGACGGGTCCGTCAGCGTCGAGTCGGACGTCTCGACGGACGACTTGGTGAGTCGTCTCGGCGACATCCGCGACGCCGAAGAAGACGACGAGGAGTAA
- a CDS encoding MoaD/ThiS family protein — translation MEVTIRCYGGVAEAVGEQSLSRVVESPSTVGDVIAGLAAEFEEFDPDAFPDGLVYRVNGGRADAGTGLGDGDAVVISDAVRME, via the coding sequence GTGGAAGTGACCATCCGGTGTTACGGGGGCGTCGCCGAGGCGGTGGGAGAGCAGTCGCTCTCGCGCGTCGTGGAGTCGCCGTCCACCGTCGGTGACGTGATCGCCGGCCTCGCCGCCGAGTTCGAGGAGTTCGACCCCGACGCGTTCCCGGACGGACTGGTGTATCGGGTCAACGGCGGGCGCGCCGACGCGGGAACCGGTCTCGGTGACGGCGACGCGGTCGTCATCTCGGACGCGGTCAGAATGGAGTGA
- a CDS encoding thiol-disulfide oxidoreductase DCC family protein yields MFINYFADEERSSPINLAVGRAIIASWLVWKTIMYDWQRFVEVPFHLTPEFAWTLPPVAPGLVLTVEKWVLIGLLVLFAFGYRIRFTGGVGALLLAHLAAARQIHITSGEAQSLLIGVYFLLVYTVYSQTDALSIDGLRRTKNETVDSLRSFIVSGRDSYPLPGLKWTLVIIAMIYFGSGFDKLFPDGPFGGFHAGYFGSVHLSRVIVVRDIAYPWHVPLGPELVEYPTVITGAAIGTLVVELGLFVAVLAGIGITPFALGLLGFQTSVVVLFGILFADTYPILLTFVAWDRLYGRVVSDRTLDVVFDGRCYFCMRSLYLFRILDVNDTVRFVPQSSAPDEYRNRDGVDFDSAMYAFDGDEAHEGYYAFRELLRQYRVFFPVVWLMGLGPVARVGERVYGYVAANRGRQFTCRVDLEE; encoded by the coding sequence ATGTTCATTAACTACTTCGCCGACGAAGAGCGCTCGTCGCCGATAAACCTGGCCGTGGGCCGGGCGATAATCGCCAGTTGGCTCGTCTGGAAGACGATAATGTACGACTGGCAGCGGTTCGTCGAGGTACCGTTCCACCTGACGCCGGAGTTCGCGTGGACCCTCCCGCCCGTCGCGCCGGGACTCGTCTTGACCGTCGAGAAGTGGGTCCTCATCGGACTGCTCGTCCTCTTTGCGTTCGGTTACCGGATACGGTTCACGGGCGGCGTCGGGGCGTTGCTGTTGGCGCACCTCGCCGCGGCCAGACAGATACACATCACGTCCGGCGAGGCGCAGTCGCTTCTCATCGGGGTGTACTTTCTGCTGGTGTACACCGTCTACTCGCAGACCGACGCGCTCTCGATAGACGGGCTCCGGCGGACGAAAAACGAGACGGTCGACTCGCTTCGGTCGTTCATCGTGTCGGGACGCGACTCGTACCCACTGCCCGGACTGAAGTGGACGCTCGTCATCATCGCGATGATATACTTCGGTTCCGGCTTCGACAAACTGTTTCCCGACGGTCCCTTCGGCGGCTTTCACGCCGGATACTTCGGCTCCGTCCACCTCTCGCGGGTAATCGTCGTTCGCGACATCGCGTACCCGTGGCACGTCCCCCTCGGACCGGAACTCGTCGAGTACCCGACGGTAATTACCGGTGCCGCTATCGGAACGCTCGTCGTCGAACTCGGACTGTTCGTCGCGGTGCTCGCCGGAATCGGCATCACTCCCTTCGCGCTCGGACTCTTGGGCTTTCAGACGAGCGTCGTCGTCCTCTTCGGTATCCTGTTTGCCGATACCTACCCGATTCTCCTGACGTTCGTCGCGTGGGACCGACTCTACGGGCGCGTCGTCAGCGACCGAACGCTCGACGTCGTCTTCGACGGTCGATGTTACTTCTGCATGCGGAGTCTCTACCTGTTCCGCATCCTCGACGTGAACGACACCGTCCGGTTCGTTCCGCAGTCGTCGGCACCCGACGAGTACCGGAACCGAGACGGAGTCGACTTCGACAGCGCGATGTACGCCTTCGACGGCGACGAGGCACACGAGGGCTACTACGCGTTCCGCGAACTCCTCCGGCAGTACCGGGTGTTCTTCCCGGTCGTCTGGCTGATGGGACTCGGTCCGGTCGCGCGCGTCGGAGAACGGGTCTACGGCTACGTCGCGGCCAACCGCGGCCGACAGTTCACCTGCCGCGTCGACCTAGAAGAGTGA